DNA from Eucalyptus grandis isolate ANBG69807.140 chromosome 5, ASM1654582v1, whole genome shotgun sequence:
GCAATAGATTGCCACGACAAAATCTAGATTTAAGGTCACAATAGCATTCAAATTATTGACAAGGAATGGAAGACTTTATGGTTCCTCCAAGCGTATTCATCATGtaattttaaaatcttttaatgaaTCACTTGAGCCCAATAGATTTACCATGGCATGGAGGATTCGACTTGGTAAACAGAGATGAACTAAAATCATTACTAGATAATGAAGGgttaatttgactttgaattttctaCTAAGTATATTATCTATTATAAAAGAAAGtatattgattttatcaattattAGAATATATGATCAAGCCTTTGGCCCAAAACTAAAATCGTTTCAGGTTTAGAACCTTTTGCCCTGCCATCCTTCACAATGAACTTTGTTGATATGCACTAGGGAATTCAAAGAAgtgaattattaaaaagttctaaatttattataatagtcaattcaatcttaaacatttaattttcccaatttaatcctttttttttttttttaatgaatttgtcGACATAATtatttcgatcaaaattgatgaaaatgaatattgacaaattagcaaaattgctttaagattgaattggctagtccaatagatttataactctttttgagatttttcccgTATTCCGAGTAACGTGGCAATAAGCTTAACTAACATTGCTCTACTTAAggtaccaaaaataaataacattccaGAGGCAAGCATCATGAGTTCATCAtaacctttatttatttaagtcgAACCGATtcttttcatcttcatcttcttcttcttcttctgcaactCAAGACCGCCATCGCCAAATCCTCTCTCGTCTATCGTTGAATGTTTTCATGGTTTCCCTCAACTTTCTCCGACCTCGGCGACTCTCCCAGACACTCTCGGCGACTTCGAGCGCCTACTCCCTCCTTCACCCCCGACCCACTCTCCGGCCGCTCTGTCACTCCTCCTCTGGTGACTACCCTTCACCGCAACCCGACTCTTCGCCGTCCTGCCAGCCTCATTCCGTCGTCGCATCGATCTGTTCGATGGTGCGCGATGCTTACTACAAGCGTGCCCACGTGAGAGCATCGCCTCCGCGCCTCAGTCTGAGCGTAAATTGTGAGACTCTGACTCCTGAACAGGCCATTACCGTCGTCGCCTCCCTGGCCAACGAGGCTGGTTCGATGGTGGCGTTGAGTTTCTTCTACTGGGCCATTGGGTATGATAAGTTTCGGCACTTTATGCGGCTTTATATGGTCTGTGCCGCGTCGTTGATCGGGAATGGTAACTCGGAGAGGGCCAATGAGGTAATGCAGTGTATGGTCAAAAGCTTTGCTGAGATTGGGAGGTTGAAGGAGGCTATTGATATGGCGCTTGAAATGCAGAATCAGGGTCTGGTGCCCACTACCCGGTTGATGAATTTCGTCATGGAGGTAGCCGTCGGAAGGGGTTTTCTTGACTATGCAGAGAACGTGTTTGATTATTTGTCTGAGAGAGGGGTTTGTCCTGATCCTAATAGTTACAAGCTGATGGTCGTTGCTTACTGTCGAATGGGGAGTATTCTGGAGGCAGACGCTTGGTTGAGAAAACTGATTGATAGAGATTTCGTTATTGATAATGCTACTCTTACCTTGATCACCAATTCGTTTTGTGAGAAGGGGTTTGTGACTCGAGCTATCTGGTATTTTCGGAAGATGGCTGATATGGGTTTGGCACCGAATGTGTTAAATTATACCTCACTGATGAATGGGTTATGCAAGAAAGGCAGCATCAAGCAAGGATTTGAGCTCCTGGAGGAAATGGTTAGAAAGGGTTGGAAGCCAAATGTGTATACTCATACGGCATTAATTGATGGTCTCTGCAAGAAGGGTTGGAGTGATAAGGCATTTAGACTCTTCCTTAAGCTAGTCCGGAGTGAAAATTACAAACCGAACGTGCTTACGTACACTGCCATGATTAGTGGCTATTGCAGAGAAAACAAGATGAACCGTGCAGAGATGTTATTCAGCAGAATGCAAGAACAAGGATTGATTCCTAACACCAATACATACACGACTCTCATTGATGGCCATTGTAAAGGTGGGAATTTTGAAAGAGCATATGAGTTGATGGGCATAATGACAGATGCGGGCTTCAGTCCTAACATCTGTACGTACAATGCGCTTATTGATGGTCTTTGTAAGAGGGGTAAGTTTGAAGAGGCTTGCAAAATGCTGAAAAAATGTTTCCGAAGTGGACTGGAAGCTGATCTGTTCACATATAGTATACTCATAAATGAGCAGTGCAAGAGGGCCAGCATTGAGGAAGCCCTAGCACTTCTGAGTAGGATGATTAAACTTGCTGTGCAACCTGATATACACACATACACCATAATGATTTCTGCCTTATGTaagcaaaagagaatgaaagaaagcaaaaagatttttgaagaagcAATCAGGCTCGGGTTAGTTCCTACCAAAAAAACCTACACGTCCATGATTGGTGGATTCTGTCGGGATGGGAATGCCAACTTGGCAATAAAATTTTTCCACAGGATGAGTGACCATGGATGTCTTCCTGACAGTATCACTTACTGTGCTTTGATCAGTGGACTTTGCAAAGAGTCCAGGTTGAAGGAGGCTCGTCGACTATACGACTCGATGCTAGACAAGGGACTTACCCCATGTGAGGTTACTCGACTGACGTTGGCCTATGAATACtgcaaaaaaaatgaatctgCTAATGCATTGCTAATTTTGGAGAGATTAGAAAATAAACTCTGGATCCGAACTGTGAATACATTAGTGAGGAAGCTTTGCAGTGAGAAAAAAGTGGGAATGGCGGCACTGTTCTTCCATAAATTAACTGACAAGGAAACCAAAGTGGATCGTGTAACATTAGCTGCATTTATGACTGCTTGTTACGAAAGCAACAAATATGCTCTTCTTTCAGATCTGACCAAAAGGATCCGTGAAGGAAATGCTGCCACTCTCAACTTAGTTGATGGATCAACATAATTGCTAAAGCAGATCAACAGAAAGTGCAGAGATGGCCTGTTGAGAATATTGAGATTTTTGtacattttattatttgatgttGTATAGATTTGGTAATGAATTCGAATATGATCTAAGTctgattttattgaaaataattcaaagaaaatttgaaaattggacCTCTGGGAAGCTGGATTTTCTTATATTCCTATTATTTCAGTAACAGATTAGACCTCCGTGTTTAGGTCAGAAAAGAGGTCGTGTGACTATTCTAAGCCGGTGATTACTGATCAATCTTTTTTGATATAGAAATTGTTTCACGATATGATAGcactttggataagtttttcCGAGTTTGCCTTTCACTTGATATGCTGTTTAAATCTAAGCATGAAATGGCACTTAGCATAACTTTCTGCCAGTTCACCTTTCACCATTAGAATGGCATGTTCATCGATTGACAGTGTCTCAGgatctagttcttttctttcaatACGTTCAGCTTCTTTCAAATCGATTTCTCAAGATTTAGATTCTCCTTTCCCTGCTGAATCTGGAAGATGTtatctttttttgtcatttgcttGTCCTTGGGCATGCATGTGTCTCACACACATGAAGAGTAGAGGACTTGACAAAATCCCTGGGCATACTGGTACTTGGATAGTCAGTTTCTGAGTTCACTCatgctatttttatttgatcAGTTTTGAGTTAAATTATCTTAGATACACGTGTATTGGATGGATTCTCCCACAATTCCAAAGAACCTGAAGCAGAGCCTGATTCTACTTATGGAGGCAAAAGTATCAGAGAACTGTATGAGCTTGCAAGTACAAACTACTGTGGAAAATACTCCTGTACATGTGAGTAACATTTATTGAAGTGTTCGTTTCCGCTAATACCTAATGCGTTTTTAAGCTTGCAAGTTATAGTGCTACATATGTTCTGCAGATTATGGCAGGTTTTATTGGATAAAAAGCTGCAATTGTTTGAAAATGAGAGctccatgaattttgcatgcttAATTCTAAGCTCCTTAGTTTGGCTGATAATGGAGACTTTGATCTTTATCCTCCTCACTGCAAGCCCAAAGCGAAGGAGCTAACTAATGGATGCATGACAGTATAAACATCGGTGCTTACAAGAGCAGGGTTGCAAAGCAGCAGGTGCCTTATGAAGTGGTACTTCTCCATCACTGTAAATTATCGGCCTCTATATTTGGAATAGCAATTTGCATGCTTTTTAGTTATTCTGATCAGAATGGTAGCACATCCCTCTTGTTTGCTGTGGACAACATGTTGATTGTAGACTAGTAACTGACATGTTGAACCGagttctcctcctctcttcttctcttaacTTTTACAGGACTGTGATCTATGACTGAGTGATAATGTGGAAATCAATGAGATGAAAAGTAACTTGGTTGAATTTAATAGACAGCTATATTAGTAATACTGAGAAGACTTTAATTTGTGAATGGTTTTAAATTATGTAAGAGTTCTATGGGACAACCTATTTTATCAACTTCTGCTAAGAAGCAAATGATCTTATGCACAAGTGACATTGAATTATTTCTGGAcagatttatttttctgttttgacaGGCAGTTTTGGGGCTTGAAGTCAACCctgttaaaataaatttgactcTCACAAGCTCCTTGGAAGATCAAACAGCTGTTGATATTTTGGGTTGTAAACTTGGATATTTTCCTATAGGAGGGATCGCTAGAATGATTCATACTCTAAGTACTAAAATTATCATGCCATAATATGATAATTGTATATAAATGAACCTCTTCATCAAACGAAAGAAGGGAATTAGTGGTAATTTCTTTAGGAACAAAGCAAGCTATCTGTCACATGAAAGAGATGCaaaggaaatatttttctcGTGTTAACGATAACTAAGGAGGTAAAAAATTCGAAGGAAGTTTAAAAAGTAGACCTCTGGGAAGCTGGATTCTCTCAGCAACAGATTAGACCCCTGTTCCATTGTCAGAAAAGATGCGATGTTTCAATGATGCGATTTCTTGATGATAGTATTTGTATGGAAgtatcattttcatattttgaattAGCTTTATCTCCATGGCCAAATTTGGACCCTTCAGTTCATGGTTCTGGACTTATGTGTGTGCTACTTGTGTAAGAAGTTTCAAATGACATAAGGGCGGATGTTCTTGCTAGGTAGTATGATTTTATCCCTGTGACAGATCTTCCTTGCAAATGCAGCTCCCTTTTTGAATTATTGTTGAAAAAGGAACTCAATCATGTCGTGGCTAGACAATAAAGTTTAGTATTTAAATCggagtactttttttttttctccagcttcttcttctAGAATTTGGAAGAGACAAACATGCATTTATAGTTGCAGTGGCACCA
Protein-coding regions in this window:
- the LOC104444556 gene encoding pentatricopeptide repeat-containing protein At4g19890, whose protein sequence is MVSLNFLRPRRLSQTLSATSSAYSLLHPRPTLRPLCHSSSGDYPSPQPDSSPSCQPHSVVASICSMVRDAYYKRAHVRASPPRLSLSVNCETLTPEQAITVVASLANEAGSMVALSFFYWAIGYDKFRHFMRLYMVCAASLIGNGNSERANEVMQCMVKSFAEIGRLKEAIDMALEMQNQGLVPTTRLMNFVMEVAVGRGFLDYAENVFDYLSERGVCPDPNSYKLMVVAYCRMGSILEADAWLRKLIDRDFVIDNATLTLITNSFCEKGFVTRAIWYFRKMADMGLAPNVLNYTSLMNGLCKKGSIKQGFELLEEMVRKGWKPNVYTHTALIDGLCKKGWSDKAFRLFLKLVRSENYKPNVLTYTAMISGYCRENKMNRAEMLFSRMQEQGLIPNTNTYTTLIDGHCKGGNFERAYELMGIMTDAGFSPNICTYNALIDGLCKRGKFEEACKMLKKCFRSGLEADLFTYSILINEQCKRASIEEALALLSRMIKLAVQPDIHTYTIMISALCKQKRMKESKKIFEEAIRLGLVPTKKTYTSMIGGFCRDGNANLAIKFFHRMSDHGCLPDSITYCALISGLCKESRLKEARRLYDSMLDKGLTPCEVTRLTLAYEYCKKNESANALLILERLENKLWIRTVNTLVRKLCSEKKVGMAALFFHKLTDKETKVDRVTLAAFMTACYESNKYALLSDLTKRIREGNAATLNLVDGST